In a single window of the Littorina saxatilis isolate snail1 linkage group LG5, US_GU_Lsax_2.0, whole genome shotgun sequence genome:
- the LOC138965870 gene encoding alpha-amylase-like gives MIPLSLLAVVLVTAQAAYHEPNCAPGRSAITHLFEWRWDDIAKECETFLGPYGYCGVQISPTSENAVWTTPFRPWWERYQPVSYKLTTRSGDENALRNMISRCNKAGVRIYADIVIDHMSGAEASGKGTAGTQYNGGSLHYPGVPFGPNDFNNGVTCHSGDGSIHNYGNPEEVRNCRLGSLVDLAMGHDYVRGKVVAYLNHLVDLGVAGFRVDAAKHMWPADLKAVFGQVKNLRSDVFGSSKTPLIIQEVIDQGGEAIKGEEYLATGRITNFKFGLELGKVFRRQNPMKYLQNFGEGWGEWSGNDVVNFIDNHDNQRGHGGAGGVLTHRDPRPYKLATAFMLAHPYGFPRVMSSFSFTSSDQGPPNHNGDIAHVSINSDMSCGGGWVCEHRWRQMYNMVAFRNIAGTTPMKNWWSDANYQIAFSRGNKAFIALNLEGHPIDVTLQTGLSQGTYCDVISGDLHNGRCTGSSVNVGGDGRAHVKVCSDCDDPMLAIHVGAKVGSTSQRTG, from the exons ATGATACCGCTGAGTCTTCTAGCTGTTGTCTTGGTTACAG CACAGGCAGCGTACCACGAACCGAACTGTGCTCCCGGCAGGTCGGCCATCACCCACCTGTTTGAATGGCGCTGGGATGACATCGCTAAGGAGTGTGAGACCTTCCTGGGACCCTATGGCTACTGCGGTGTGCAG ATTTCTCCAACTAGCGAAAACGCCGTATGGACCACGCCGTTCAGGCCATGGTGGGAGAGATACCAGCCGGTCAGCTACAAGCTGACCACTCGCAGTGGGGACGAAAACGCTCTGAGGAATATGATCAGCCGTTGTAACAAAGCCGGTGTAAG GATATACGCAGATATTGTCATCGACCACATGTCAGGAGCTGAAGCCAGCGGCAAGGGAACAGCCGGGACACAGTATAACGGAGGGTCTCTTCACTACCCCGGTGTTCCCTTCGGTCCCAACGACTTCAACAACGGAGTCACCTGTCATTCCGGTGACGGCAGCATCCACAACTATGGCAACCCTGAAGAG GTTCGTAACTGCCGTCTGGGCAGCCTGGTGGACCTAGCCATGGGCCATGACTACGTGCGGGGCAAGGTGGTGGCCTACCTTAATCACCTGGTTGACCTTGGGGTGGCCGGCTTCAGGGTGGACGCTGCCAAACACATGTGGCCAGCTGACCTAAAGGCCGTATTCGGACAAGTCAAG AACCTGCGTAGTGACGTGTTCGGATCAAGCAAGACGCCACTGATCATCCAGGAGGTGATAGACCAGGGAGGGGAGGCCATCAAGGGTGAGGAATACCTGGCAACAGGGAGGATCACCAACTTCAAGTTTGGCCTGGAACTCGGCAAG GTTTTCCGTCGTCAAAACCCCATGAAGTATCTGCAAAACTTTGGTGAGGGTTGGGGAGAGTGGAGCGGAAATGACGTCGTCAACTTTATCGATAACCATGACAACCAGAGGGGCCACGGTGGCGCAGGTGGTGTCCTCACTCACAGAGATCCTCGGCCTTACAAG TTAGCCACGGCCTTCATGCTGGCCCACCCCTACGGCTTTCCCCGGGTGATGAGCAGCTTCAGCTTCACCAGTTCTGACCAGGGGCCCCCCAACCACAACGGCGACATCGCCCACGTCAGCATCAACTCCGACATGTCCTGCGGTGGTGGCTGGGTCTGCGAGCATCGTTGGAGGCAGATGTACAACATGGTGGCCTTCAG AAACATTGCTGGAACCACTCCCATGAAAAACTGGTGGTCAGACGCCAACTATCAGATCGCCTTTTCCCGTGGGAACAAAGCCTTCATCGCCCTCAACCTTGAGGGTCATCCCATAGACGTCACTCTGCAGACCGGCCTTTCCCAGGGAACCTActgtgacgtcatatccggcgacCTTCACAATGGCCGCTGCACGGGAAGCTCGGTGAACGTGGGAGGTGACGGCAGGGCTCACGTCAAAGTGTGTTCTGACTGTGACGACCCTATGCTGGCCATTCATGTTG GTGCAAAGGTTGGAAGTACCTCCCAGAGAACAGGTTAA